One Gordonia sp. SID5947 genomic region harbors:
- a CDS encoding PadR family transcriptional regulator, whose amino-acid sequence MALEHAILVSLAERPGTGYEIGRQFDRSIGYFWSATHQQIYRTLKKLHSDGLVSFESISQDGRPDKKVYTISDEGRDVLSAWAMSPTPLQPLRSDLGVKLRAAEFGDLAAIIGELKAHRDEHLAQLKIFTGFEESYYPNPAALTGRKLHQFLVLRGGIRQEEGFIEWCDEVIVALERELSA is encoded by the coding sequence ATGGCACTCGAGCATGCGATTCTCGTGTCACTGGCCGAGCGACCCGGCACGGGTTACGAGATCGGCCGGCAGTTCGACCGGTCGATCGGTTACTTCTGGTCGGCGACGCATCAGCAGATCTATCGCACGCTGAAGAAGCTCCATTCCGACGGGCTGGTCAGTTTCGAGTCGATCAGTCAGGACGGCCGGCCGGACAAGAAGGTCTACACCATCTCCGACGAGGGCCGTGACGTCCTCTCCGCGTGGGCGATGAGCCCGACGCCGTTGCAGCCGCTACGCAGCGACCTGGGTGTCAAACTGCGGGCGGCAGAATTCGGCGATCTCGCCGCCATCATCGGCGAATTGAAGGCGCACCGCGACGAGCATCTCGCCCAGCTCAAGATCTTCACCGGATTCGAGGAGAGCTACTACCCGAATCCGGCCGCACTGACCGGCCGCAAGCTGCACCAGTTCCTGGTGCTGCGCGGCGGTATCCGCCAAGAAGAAGGCTTCATCGAATGGTGCGACGAGGTCATCGTCGCGCTCGAACGGGAGTTGTCCGCCTGA
- a CDS encoding NADPH-dependent 2,4-dienoyl-CoA reductase — MSAHTADPNPHYPRLFEPLQLGGTTLKNRLVMGSMHTGLEDRVWDTDKLAAYYAERARGGVGLIITGGFSSSRTGLLLPFAGKMTNVADVKRHQRITRAVHREDGKIAMQLIHAGRYGYTPLKVAAGSEPSPIHPYKHLQMTEQIIRHVIRSFGRSAKLARKAGYDAIEIMGGEGYLINQFLCPHTNDRTDRWGGSTENRQRFLVEIIKEIRRQVPRDFPVILRQSIADFVRKGQTWDEIALMARKAEEYGVDAINTDIGWHEAGVPTIVTSVPRAAFVKFTERLRDEVSIPLIASNRINTPEIAEEILERGKVDAISMARPLLADPDFAAKAETGRADEINTCIGCNQACLDHAFVGKKVSCLLNPRAGRETTLTLGATRRAKRIAVVGAGPAGLSAAVSAAQRGHNVHLYEAGDHIGGQFSIAARIPGKEEFSETIRYFTRQLEINNVTVHLDTRITAAEIIDAKFDEVIVATGVTPRIPEIAGIDHPMVMSYADAVLGHREIGKRVAVIGAGGIGFDITEFLTVDESPTLNLKEWEQEWGVSEDLSKPGFVTKPRPLPAVREVFLVQRKAGRQGKSLGKTTGWVHRATVKMKGVEQISGATYDKIDDQGLHLSFRGEDGSVTETRVLEVDNVVVCAGQESVRELVDPLTVAGVTTHVIGGADLAAELDAKRAIRQGTEVAAGIA; from the coding sequence ATGTCAGCCCACACGGCCGATCCGAATCCGCACTACCCACGACTGTTCGAGCCGCTACAGCTCGGCGGGACGACACTCAAGAACCGGCTCGTCATGGGCTCCATGCACACCGGCCTCGAGGATCGCGTGTGGGACACCGACAAGCTCGCCGCCTACTACGCCGAGCGCGCGCGTGGTGGGGTCGGATTGATCATCACCGGCGGATTCAGCTCGTCACGCACCGGCCTCTTGCTGCCCTTCGCCGGAAAGATGACCAACGTCGCGGATGTGAAACGGCACCAGCGGATCACACGCGCGGTCCACCGCGAGGACGGCAAGATCGCGATGCAACTGATCCACGCCGGACGGTATGGATACACGCCGCTGAAGGTCGCCGCGGGTTCGGAGCCCTCGCCCATCCATCCTTACAAGCATCTGCAGATGACCGAACAGATCATCCGGCACGTCATCCGTTCGTTCGGTCGTTCGGCCAAGCTCGCCCGTAAGGCGGGATACGACGCCATCGAGATCATGGGCGGCGAAGGCTATCTGATCAATCAGTTCCTGTGCCCGCACACCAACGATCGCACCGACAGGTGGGGCGGCTCCACCGAGAATCGGCAGCGGTTCCTGGTCGAGATCATCAAGGAGATTCGTCGCCAGGTGCCGCGCGACTTCCCGGTGATCCTGCGTCAGTCGATCGCCGACTTCGTCCGCAAAGGCCAGACCTGGGACGAGATCGCGCTGATGGCGCGCAAGGCCGAGGAGTACGGCGTGGATGCGATCAACACCGACATCGGTTGGCACGAGGCCGGTGTGCCCACCATCGTGACCTCGGTGCCGCGTGCCGCGTTCGTGAAGTTCACCGAGCGTCTCCGCGACGAGGTCTCCATCCCGCTGATCGCCAGCAACCGCATCAACACCCCGGAGATCGCCGAGGAGATCCTCGAGCGCGGCAAGGTCGACGCGATCTCGATGGCACGGCCCCTGCTCGCCGACCCCGATTTCGCCGCGAAGGCCGAGACCGGTCGCGCCGACGAGATCAACACTTGCATCGGGTGCAACCAGGCGTGCCTCGATCACGCCTTCGTCGGCAAAAAGGTGTCATGCCTGCTCAATCCGCGCGCGGGACGCGAGACGACTCTCACACTCGGGGCCACTCGCCGAGCCAAGCGGATCGCAGTGGTCGGCGCGGGTCCGGCCGGACTGTCTGCAGCCGTGTCGGCTGCCCAGCGCGGCCACAACGTCCACCTGTACGAGGCAGGCGATCACATCGGCGGCCAGTTCTCCATCGCCGCAAGGATTCCCGGGAAAGAAGAGTTTTCCGAGACCATTCGCTACTTCACCCGGCAGCTCGAGATCAACAACGTCACCGTTCACCTCGACACGCGGATCACCGCCGCGGAGATCATCGACGCGAAGTTCGACGAGGTGATCGTGGCGACCGGCGTGACCCCACGGATTCCCGAGATCGCCGGCATCGACCATCCGATGGTGATGTCCTACGCCGATGCCGTCCTCGGTCATCGTGAGATCGGCAAGCGTGTGGCGGTGATCGGCGCGGGCGGAATCGGTTTCGACATCACCGAGTTTCTCACCGTCGACGAGTCGCCCACCCTGAACCTCAAGGAGTGGGAGCAGGAATGGGGCGTGAGCGAGGATCTGTCGAAGCCCGGCTTCGTCACCAAGCCGCGCCCGCTGCCGGCGGTGCGGGAGGTGTTCCTGGTGCAGCGCAAGGCCGGCCGACAGGGCAAGTCACTCGGCAAGACCACCGGCTGGGTCCACCGCGCCACCGTCAAGATGAAGGGCGTCGAGCAGATCTCGGGTGCGACCTACGACAAGATCGACGACCAGGGCCTGCATCTGAGCTTCCGCGGCGAGGACGGCTCCGTGACCGAGACGCGCGTCCTCGAGGTCGACAACGTCGTTGTGTGCGCGGGACAGGAATCGGTGCGTGAACTCGTCGATCCGCTGACCGTGGCGGGGGTCACCACACATGTCATCGGCGGCGCCGATCTGGCCGCCGAACTCGACGCCAAGCGCGCCATCCGTCAGGGCACGGAGGTGGCGGCGGGCATCGCCTGA
- the orn gene encoding oligoribonuclease, translating into MQDKLVWIDCEMTGLRLESDKLIEIAALVTDSELNVLGDGVDIVIHASDDDLASMPDVVTKMHAASGLTEEVRASTVTLAEAEKQVLDYIRTQVTTAGAVPLAGNSIATDRGFIARDMPELDAYLHYRMVDVSSIKELSRRWYPKIYYGQPEKGLAHRALADIRESIRELKYYRAAAFVAAPGPDVDDLAAIVADLGPA; encoded by the coding sequence ATGCAGGACAAACTGGTGTGGATCGATTGCGAGATGACCGGCCTGCGACTCGAATCGGACAAGTTGATCGAGATCGCCGCCCTCGTCACCGACAGCGAGCTCAACGTCCTCGGGGACGGCGTGGACATCGTGATCCACGCATCCGACGACGACCTCGCATCGATGCCCGACGTGGTGACCAAGATGCACGCCGCGTCGGGTCTGACCGAGGAGGTACGCGCCTCGACCGTCACCCTCGCCGAAGCGGAGAAACAGGTTCTCGACTACATCCGCACCCAGGTCACCACGGCGGGCGCCGTGCCACTGGCCGGAAACTCCATCGCCACCGATCGCGGCTTCATCGCCCGGGACATGCCGGAACTCGACGCCTACCTGCACTATCGGATGGTCGACGTGAGCTCCATCAAAGAGCTGAGCCGTCGCTGGTACCCCAAGATCTACTACGGCCAGCCCGAGAAGGGCCTCGCCCACCGGGCGCTGGCCGACATCCGCGAATCCATCCGCGAACTGAAGTACTACCGGGCTGCCGCCTTCGTCGCCGCGCCCGGTCCTGACGTCGACGACCTTGCCGCCATCGTGGCCGACCTCGGACCTGCGTGA
- a CDS encoding low specificity L-threonine aldolase produces MPESDATLIGHPVDRMFASDNGVGASAEIVEAVARAAAGGHLAYGQDVFTAEARRKVAEVFEHAATVHCVSTGSAANGLALATLLDPWGSVLCHRGSHVFYDECGAPEFFTAGGKLIPLDGPDGKIDPDELSRAVRAGAGSIHSAQPQVVSITQATESGSLHGLDEIRALTTIAHDAGLRVHMDGARFANALVALDVSPAEMSWRAGVDMLSFGVTKNGGLTTDAVVCFDPAFETELGYRVKRAGQLTSKMRFQSAQLDAYLTDDLWLRNARHANAMAEHLVAGLRATPDVHVRGNGGANIVFCHLPDAVADALVRDGFVFHHGHPEPGVARLVTSHATTRDAVDALLAAINQALDAA; encoded by the coding sequence ATGCCTGAATCGGACGCCACGCTCATCGGCCACCCGGTCGATCGGATGTTCGCCAGCGACAACGGGGTCGGTGCCTCGGCCGAGATCGTCGAGGCGGTCGCGCGCGCGGCCGCAGGCGGCCACCTCGCGTACGGTCAGGACGTCTTCACCGCCGAAGCCCGGCGCAAGGTCGCCGAGGTCTTCGAACACGCGGCGACCGTGCACTGCGTCTCGACGGGGTCCGCGGCGAATGGATTGGCCCTGGCGACCCTCCTCGATCCCTGGGGGTCGGTTCTCTGTCACCGTGGGAGCCACGTCTTCTACGACGAGTGCGGCGCGCCGGAGTTCTTCACCGCGGGCGGCAAGCTGATACCCCTCGACGGGCCGGACGGCAAGATCGATCCCGACGAACTGAGCCGAGCCGTGCGCGCGGGCGCCGGCAGCATCCACAGCGCGCAGCCACAGGTCGTCAGCATCACGCAGGCCACCGAGAGCGGGTCCCTCCACGGTCTCGACGAGATCCGCGCCCTCACGACGATCGCCCACGACGCCGGCCTCCGGGTCCACATGGACGGCGCCCGGTTCGCGAATGCCCTTGTCGCGCTGGATGTCAGCCCCGCCGAGATGTCTTGGCGCGCAGGTGTCGACATGCTCTCCTTCGGCGTCACGAAGAACGGTGGCCTCACCACCGACGCTGTGGTGTGCTTCGATCCCGCGTTCGAGACCGAACTGGGGTACCGCGTCAAACGGGCAGGTCAGCTCACCTCGAAGATGCGTTTTCAGTCTGCTCAACTCGACGCGTACCTCACCGACGACCTCTGGTTGCGCAATGCCCGCCACGCCAACGCGATGGCCGAGCACCTCGTCGCCGGCCTACGCGCGACACCGGACGTGCACGTCCGCGGCAACGGCGGGGCGAACATCGTGTTCTGCCACCTGCCCGATGCCGTCGCCGACGCGCTCGTCCGCGACGGCTTCGTCTTCCATCACGGCCATCCCGAACCCGGAGTGGCCCGCCTCGTCACATCGCACGCGACGACGCGGGATGCGGTCGATGCACTGCTGGCGGCCATCAACCAGGCTCTCGACGCCGCCTGA
- a CDS encoding FAD-dependent oxidoreductase — translation MSQEISRRIFLGGALATAGAATLGAGRAAAAPGDTVDVIVVGGGLSGLSAAKTLRESGASVIVLEARDRAGGRVHNITTPKRGATLDAGAEFIGPTQNHIAALAREYDVRTIRTYNQGDSIFWNTNRATRMPAALPLPAEFSTLEALPALARAQAEALLPFPVGEAWKHPNARHLDSITWKQYTDSVTTDPTARMLTSIAMSAPLSVRPDEVSALYYINYIAASGDEKNPGTLIRLLSTDGGAQESLFEGGAALIPLRMARALGARVVYNAPVRSIDHTGGIASVRSDAGTFRARKVVVAMSPAITGQIRYRPGLPAARVALSRGYHMGAVSKFAALYRRPFWRDKGLSGQVIGNGRPIDVTFESYAEDRHILMGFISADAMRRLDHAPESQIVRECIDNFVDFFGPEARDFIDHGVFKWDLEEWSRGGPVAVSAPGTLTRYGPALREPVGPIHWAGTETADYWTGYMDGAVRSGERAAREVLAALR, via the coding sequence ATGAGCCAAGAGATCTCCCGTCGCATCTTTCTCGGCGGCGCCCTCGCAACCGCGGGCGCGGCCACACTCGGTGCGGGTCGCGCGGCCGCAGCTCCGGGCGACACCGTCGACGTGATCGTCGTCGGCGGCGGGCTGTCCGGGCTGTCGGCGGCGAAGACACTGCGCGAGTCCGGCGCATCTGTGATCGTGCTCGAGGCGCGTGACCGCGCGGGTGGCCGGGTGCACAACATCACCACTCCGAAGCGGGGCGCGACACTCGACGCGGGAGCCGAATTCATCGGACCGACGCAGAATCACATCGCCGCCCTCGCGCGCGAGTACGACGTGCGGACGATCCGCACCTACAACCAGGGCGACAGCATCTTCTGGAACACTAACCGCGCAACGCGAATGCCGGCGGCGCTGCCACTACCGGCCGAGTTCTCCACGCTCGAGGCACTTCCCGCGCTCGCCCGCGCCCAGGCCGAGGCGCTCCTCCCCTTCCCTGTCGGCGAAGCCTGGAAGCATCCGAATGCCCGCCACCTGGATTCGATCACGTGGAAGCAGTACACCGATTCGGTCACCACGGACCCGACGGCCCGCATGCTGACGAGCATCGCCATGTCGGCACCGCTCTCGGTGCGCCCCGACGAGGTATCCGCCCTCTACTACATCAACTACATCGCGGCATCCGGTGACGAGAAGAACCCCGGCACGCTCATCCGCCTGCTCAGCACGGACGGCGGCGCGCAGGAGAGTCTCTTCGAGGGCGGCGCGGCGCTGATCCCGTTGCGCATGGCACGCGCGCTGGGAGCGCGTGTCGTGTACAACGCACCGGTGCGTTCCATCGACCACACGGGCGGGATCGCCTCGGTCCGCAGCGATGCCGGGACATTCCGCGCACGAAAGGTGGTCGTCGCGATGTCGCCCGCGATCACCGGTCAGATCAGGTACCGTCCCGGGTTGCCCGCTGCGCGCGTCGCGCTCAGCCGGGGTTATCACATGGGTGCGGTGAGCAAGTTCGCCGCGCTCTACCGGCGGCCGTTCTGGCGGGACAAAGGATTGTCCGGCCAGGTGATCGGCAACGGACGGCCGATCGACGTGACCTTCGAGAGCTACGCCGAAGACCGTCACATCCTGATGGGATTCATCTCCGCCGACGCCATGCGCCGACTCGATCATGCGCCCGAGAGCCAGATCGTCCGTGAGTGCATCGACAACTTCGTCGACTTCTTCGGTCCCGAGGCTCGCGACTTCATCGACCACGGCGTCTTCAAGTGGGATCTCGAGGAATGGTCGCGGGGCGGCCCGGTGGCCGTCAGCGCCCCGGGTACGTTGACCAGATATGGTCCGGCACTGCGCGAACCGGTCGGCCCCATTCACTGGGCCGGCACCGAGACCGCGGACTACTGGACCGGGTACATGGACGGCGCGGTGAGATCGGGCGAGCGCGCCGCACGCGAAGTACTCGCCGCTCTTCGCTGA
- a CDS encoding TetR/AcrR family transcriptional regulator has product MSVEKRRELLLDAAFRVIARDGVDGATTRAICGAAQMTLSTFHYVFDSRDDLLADLVQRGTDIELSVIVEALTSASSDDIEGFDGIRIMLRESLFGYIDGLIDDPDREQAMISLNQYARQTAGLARLGTDMYHRYYEAIAYGLRRGAEQAGVDWDRPTDELAPLVVAATDGITLAYLNTRDREVCERIADATVTLLLGHVTRTGSN; this is encoded by the coding sequence ATGTCCGTCGAGAAGCGCCGCGAGTTGTTGCTCGACGCGGCTTTCCGGGTGATCGCCCGCGACGGCGTCGACGGTGCCACCACCCGCGCCATCTGCGGTGCGGCACAGATGACTCTCTCGACCTTCCATTACGTCTTCGACTCTCGCGACGACCTGCTGGCCGATCTCGTGCAGCGCGGGACCGACATCGAACTGTCTGTGATCGTCGAAGCGTTGACCTCCGCATCCTCGGATGACATCGAAGGATTCGACGGTATCCGGATCATGTTGCGGGAAAGCCTGTTCGGGTACATAGACGGACTGATCGACGATCCGGACCGCGAGCAGGCGATGATCTCGCTCAACCAGTACGCGAGGCAGACCGCCGGACTGGCACGGCTCGGCACCGACATGTACCACCGCTATTACGAGGCCATCGCGTACGGCCTGCGCAGGGGCGCCGAGCAGGCCGGGGTCGACTGGGACCGTCCGACCGACGAACTCGCTCCGCTCGTGGTGGCTGCCACGGACGGGATCACCCTGGCCTACCTCAACACCCGCGATCGTGAAGTCTGCGAACGCATCGCCGACGCGACTGTGACGTTGTTGCTCGGTCACGTGACCCGAACAGGCTCGAACTGA